A genomic window from Paucibacter sp. KCTC 42545 includes:
- a CDS encoding TRC40/GET3/ArsA family transport-energizing ATPase: MEVKVLGSGCSKCRSTVSMIERAAAALGQELNLVKIEQAAEIQRYGVHATPAVLIDGRVVHAGGIPSHDEVLAWLRPKANTALQPTEDAETTQATQAAEANTIGFLSRPTRHLFFTGKGGVGKTSLSTATALTLADGGKQVLLVSTDAASNLDEMLGVALHNTPTPVPGAPGLWVLNIDPDNAAEAYRQRVLTQMGANASAAELANVREQLSGACTTEIASFDEFASLLADNSPAVNQAINQAINQAGNQAGSQAAGRPHFDHIVFDTAPTGHTLRLLSLPKAWSGFLAGNDRGASCLGPHSGLKMQEVRFQAALKALSDPALTTVVLVTRPDKGAIAEAARTSIDLCELGLNNQRLAINGVFHASARSDAVACAIEDLGQVALAEMPAALQALPQDRVPLRAFDTVGLPALRALLAPATSSPTPPEPPLAGAALPLSQVQGLAALADELAAAGHGLIMVMGKGGVGKTTIAAALALGLVQRGKSVHLSTTDPAAHLAATLEGAVTGLQLSRIDPKVETQRYIDKIMAAKSPGLDAQEQALLLEDLHSPCTEEVAVFHAFSRIVSEARSAFVVLDTAPTGHSMLLMDATGAYHRQMMHEFEGRGSARVVTPLMRLQDGAYTKIILVTLPEVTPVSQAAALQEDLRRASVEPYAWVLNKSVLAAGTQDPLLAARLAGERKQIARMNAGLAKRLFTLPWLTVPPIGLQELGKLVSAPGSAPAVHTDGMANATP; the protein is encoded by the coding sequence ATGGAAGTCAAAGTTCTGGGTTCGGGTTGCAGCAAGTGCCGCAGCACGGTCAGCATGATTGAGCGCGCGGCCGCGGCGCTGGGGCAAGAGCTGAACCTCGTCAAGATCGAGCAGGCAGCGGAGATTCAGCGCTACGGCGTACATGCCACGCCAGCCGTGCTGATTGATGGCCGGGTGGTTCACGCCGGCGGCATCCCCTCACATGACGAGGTACTGGCCTGGCTGAGGCCGAAGGCGAACACGGCTCTACAGCCCACAGAGGATGCAGAGACCACGCAAGCCACACAGGCGGCAGAGGCCAACACCATCGGTTTTCTGAGCCGGCCAACGCGCCACCTGTTCTTCACCGGCAAGGGCGGCGTCGGCAAGACATCGCTCTCAACGGCCACGGCGCTAACGCTGGCTGATGGCGGCAAGCAGGTGCTGCTGGTCAGCACCGACGCCGCCTCAAATCTGGACGAAATGCTGGGCGTGGCCCTGCACAACACGCCAACGCCCGTGCCGGGCGCGCCGGGACTTTGGGTGCTGAACATCGACCCGGACAATGCGGCGGAAGCCTATCGACAGCGGGTGCTGACGCAGATGGGCGCCAACGCCAGCGCGGCCGAACTCGCCAATGTGCGCGAGCAACTGTCGGGCGCCTGCACCACCGAGATCGCCTCCTTCGATGAGTTCGCAAGCTTGCTGGCCGACAACTCGCCAGCCGTTAACCAGGCCATTAACCAGGCCATTAACCAGGCCGGTAACCAGGCCGGTAGCCAGGCCGCTGGCCGGCCGCACTTCGATCACATCGTGTTTGACACGGCACCCACCGGCCACACCCTGCGCCTGCTCAGCTTGCCCAAGGCCTGGAGCGGCTTTCTGGCGGGCAATGACCGCGGCGCCTCGTGCCTGGGTCCGCACTCCGGGCTGAAGATGCAGGAAGTGCGCTTCCAGGCCGCATTGAAAGCCTTGAGCGACCCAGCGCTGACCACCGTGGTGCTGGTGACCCGCCCCGACAAAGGCGCCATCGCCGAGGCGGCGCGCACCTCAATAGACCTGTGCGAGCTGGGCCTCAACAACCAGCGCCTGGCCATCAACGGCGTTTTTCACGCCAGCGCGCGCAGCGATGCGGTGGCCTGCGCGATTGAGGACTTAGGGCAAGTGGCGCTGGCTGAAATGCCAGCGGCCTTGCAAGCCCTGCCGCAGGACCGCGTTCCCTTGCGGGCCTTTGACACCGTCGGCCTGCCCGCCTTGCGCGCCCTGCTGGCGCCGGCAACATCTAGCCCCACGCCACCGGAACCGCCGCTGGCCGGGGCCGCACTGCCTCTCAGCCAAGTTCAGGGGCTGGCCGCGCTAGCCGACGAATTGGCGGCCGCCGGCCATGGCCTGATCATGGTGATGGGCAAGGGGGGCGTTGGCAAAACCACGATTGCGGCCGCCCTGGCTTTGGGCCTGGTGCAACGCGGAAAAAGCGTGCACCTCAGCACCACTGATCCGGCTGCGCACTTGGCAGCCACGCTGGAAGGCGCCGTCACCGGCCTGCAGCTCAGCCGCATCGATCCCAAGGTGGAAACGCAGCGCTATATCGACAAAATCATGGCCGCCAAGTCACCCGGCCTCGATGCGCAAGAGCAGGCGCTGTTGCTTGAAGATCTGCACTCGCCCTGCACCGAAGAGGTGGCGGTGTTCCACGCCTTCTCACGCATCGTCAGCGAGGCGCGCAGCGCTTTTGTGGTGCTGGACACTGCGCCCACCGGGCATTCCATGCTGCTGATGGACGCCACCGGCGCCTACCACCGGCAAATGATGCATGAGTTCGAAGGCCGTGGCAGCGCCCGTGTGGTCACGCCGCTGATGCGACTGCAAGACGGCGCATACACCAAGATCATTCTGGTCACATTGCCCGAGGTGACGCCAGTCTCGCAGGCCGCGGCCCTGCAAGAGGACTTGCGCCGCGCCAGCGTCGAGCCCTATGCCTGGGTGCTGAACAAAAGCGTGCTCGCGGCCGGCACGCAAGACCCGCTGCTGGCCGCGCGGCTGGCGGGAGAGCGCAAGCAGATCGCGCGCATGAACGCCGGCCTGGCCAAGCGCTTGTTCACCCTACCCTGGTTGACGGTGCCGCCGATTGGCTTGCAGGAACTGGGCAAGCTGGTCAGCGCGCCAGGCTCGGCGCCAGCCGTTCACACGGATGGGATGGCAAATGCCACGCCTTAG
- a CDS encoding ArsR/SmtB family transcription factor translates to MNEDIVVRSLAALAQAHRLRAFRLLVVAGAEGLTPGALAEALAVPAATLSFHLKELMQAGLLSQQRLGRNLVYRADFSQMNGLLAYLTENCCQGEACIPASASGCGC, encoded by the coding sequence ATGAATGAAGACATCGTGGTTCGATCCCTTGCTGCCCTCGCGCAGGCCCATCGCCTGCGCGCGTTTCGTTTGCTGGTGGTGGCGGGGGCCGAAGGCTTGACGCCCGGCGCCCTGGCTGAAGCCCTGGCCGTGCCAGCGGCCACCTTGTCCTTTCATTTGAAAGAGCTGATGCAAGCCGGCTTGCTGAGCCAGCAGCGCCTGGGCCGAAATCTGGTCTACCGCGCTGACTTCTCGCAGATGAACGGCTTGCTGGCGTACCTGACCGAGAACTGCTGCCAGGGCGAGGCCTGCATCCCAGCCTCGGCTTCGGGCTGCGGCTGCTGA
- a CDS encoding arsenate reductase ArsC: MTINILILCTHNSARSVLAEGMLNHLAKKLGRDVRAFSAGSAPSGRLNPFALEALSEAGVDISGYRSKSWDEFTTPEAPPLSVVITVCDSAAAEQCPVFFGAPSAQGQPVKVHWGYPDPSNAEGGDEGKRRAFELTRQAIAYRMLQLLALPLERMDRAACQAALAEIGRS; the protein is encoded by the coding sequence ATGACGATCAATATCCTCATCCTCTGCACCCACAACTCCGCGCGCAGCGTGCTCGCCGAGGGCATGCTTAACCACCTGGCCAAAAAGCTGGGCCGCGATGTGCGGGCCTTCAGCGCGGGCAGCGCGCCGAGCGGGCGACTTAACCCTTTTGCGCTTGAGGCGCTGAGCGAGGCCGGCGTTGACATCAGCGGCTACCGCAGCAAGAGCTGGGACGAGTTCACTACGCCGGAGGCGCCGCCGCTGTCTGTCGTGATCACCGTGTGCGATAGCGCCGCTGCGGAGCAATGCCCCGTGTTTTTCGGCGCGCCTTCTGCCCAGGGTCAGCCGGTGAAAGTCCATTGGGGTTACCCAGACCCCTCCAACGCCGAGGGTGGCGATGAAGGCAAGCGCCGCGCGTTTGAGTTGACGCGCCAGGCCATTGCCTATCGCATGCTGCAGTTGCTGGCCTTGCCCTTGGAACGCATGGACCGCGCCGCCTGCCAGGCCGCCTTGGCTGAAATCGGCCGCAGCTAA
- the arsH gene encoding arsenical resistance protein ArsH, producing MSTLDPSLPHIDTALFDAPTSAKLNGAGPSQHAPRFLLLYGSLRERSYSRLLTFEAARLLTAMGGEVRIFNPAGLPLPDDGSDQHPKVQELRQLTEWSEAMVWTSPERHGAMTGVMKSQIDWLPLNSGAIRPTQGKTLAVMQVSGGSQSFNAVNQLRVLGRWMRMITIPNQSSVAKAFLEFDEAGRMKPSSYYDRVVDVMEELFKFTLLTRDASPYLVDRYSERKESAE from the coding sequence TTGTCCACGCTTGACCCCAGCCTGCCCCATATCGACACCGCGCTTTTCGATGCGCCAACAAGCGCCAAGCTGAACGGCGCCGGCCCATCCCAACACGCGCCGCGCTTCTTGCTGCTCTACGGCTCGCTGCGCGAGCGTTCCTACAGCCGGCTGCTCACTTTCGAGGCCGCGCGTCTCTTGACCGCGATGGGTGGCGAGGTGCGCATTTTCAACCCTGCTGGCTTGCCGCTGCCGGACGATGGCAGCGATCAGCACCCCAAGGTGCAGGAGTTGCGCCAGCTGACCGAATGGTCCGAAGCCATGGTCTGGACCTCGCCCGAGCGCCATGGCGCCATGACCGGCGTGATGAAGTCGCAGATCGACTGGCTGCCGCTCAACTCAGGCGCCATTCGCCCGACCCAGGGCAAGACCCTGGCGGTGATGCAGGTGTCGGGCGGCTCGCAGTCTTTCAATGCGGTGAACCAGCTGCGCGTACTGGGGCGCTGGATGCGCATGATCACCATCCCCAATCAATCCTCCGTGGCCAAGGCCTTTCTGGAGTTTGATGAAGCCGGCCGCATGAAGCCTTCCAGCTATTACGACCGGGTGGTCGACGTGATGGAAGAGCTGTTCAAGTTCACCTTGCTGACGCGCGATGCCAGCCCCTACTTGGTGGACCGCTACAGCGAGCGCAAAGAGAGCGCCGAGTAG
- the arsB gene encoding ACR3 family arsenite efflux transporter: protein MSTTTLPTPAETPAAPAPMSIFERYLTVWVFLCIIVGIALGQLLPGPFQAVGQMEIAKVNLPVGLLIWVMIIPMLLKVDFAALSQVKQHWRGIGVTLFVNWAVKPFSMALLGWIFIRHVFAPYLPADQADSYIAGLILLAAAPCTAMVFVWSRLTGGNPLFTLSQVALNDAIMVFAFAPIVALLLGLSAIVVPWDTLITSVVLYIVIPVVLAQLWRKALLRRGPAVFDAVLAKIGPWSISALLATLVLLFAFQGKAILEQPLVIAMLAVPILIQVFFNSGLAYWLNRRLGESHAVACPSALIGASNFFELAVAAAISLFGFESGAALATVVGVLIEVPVMLLVVKLVNDSKGWYEAGQGA, encoded by the coding sequence ATGAGCACCACCACCTTGCCAACGCCCGCGGAGACCCCCGCAGCGCCCGCGCCGATGAGCATCTTCGAGCGCTACCTGACCGTCTGGGTCTTTCTATGCATCATCGTCGGCATCGCGCTCGGCCAGCTGCTGCCCGGGCCGTTTCAGGCCGTGGGCCAAATGGAGATTGCCAAGGTCAATCTGCCGGTCGGCCTGCTGATTTGGGTGATGATCATCCCCATGCTGCTGAAGGTGGACTTCGCGGCGCTGTCACAGGTCAAGCAGCATTGGCGCGGGATTGGCGTCACGCTGTTTGTGAACTGGGCGGTCAAGCCTTTCTCGATGGCTTTGTTGGGCTGGATCTTCATCCGCCATGTCTTCGCCCCCTACCTGCCTGCCGACCAGGCCGACAGCTATATCGCCGGCCTGATTCTGCTGGCCGCCGCGCCTTGCACCGCGATGGTGTTTGTGTGGAGCCGGCTCACCGGCGGCAACCCGCTGTTCACGCTCTCGCAAGTGGCGTTGAACGACGCCATCATGGTGTTCGCCTTCGCGCCCATCGTGGCTTTGCTGCTCGGCCTGTCGGCCATCGTCGTGCCTTGGGACACGCTGATCACCTCGGTCGTGCTCTACATCGTGATTCCGGTGGTGCTGGCGCAGCTCTGGCGCAAGGCTTTGCTGCGCCGTGGCCCAGCGGTTTTTGATGCGGTGCTGGCCAAGATCGGACCTTGGTCCATCAGTGCTTTGCTGGCCACGCTGGTGCTTTTGTTCGCCTTCCAGGGCAAGGCGATTCTGGAGCAGCCCTTGGTGATCGCGATGCTGGCCGTGCCCATCCTGATCCAGGTATTCTTCAATTCGGGCCTGGCTTACTGGCTGAATCGGCGCCTGGGCGAGTCCCATGCCGTGGCCTGCCCATCGGCCTTGATTGGGGCCAGCAATTTCTTCGAACTGGCCGTGGCCGCCGCTATCAGCCTGTTTGGTTTCGAGTCGGGCGCGGCGCTGGCCACCGTGGTGGGCGTGCTGATTGAGGTGCCGGTGATGCTGCTGGTGGTCAAGCTGGTCAACGACAGCAAGGGCTGGTACGAGGCGGGGCAGGGGGCATGA
- a CDS encoding BON domain-containing protein — protein sequence MKNSYSATLLSSCTIAVVLALGACSKTPEVNSVTVPAMPPTAAGPVNVSDIDVTEHVKTALQNNDALKGFDITVVTLKGDVRLMGQLDSQAQIDEAIRIARSSDGAHSIHDELTLKK from the coding sequence ATGAAGAACTCATACTCTGCCACTCTGCTTTCATCTTGCACCATCGCTGTTGTGCTGGCGCTGGGCGCCTGCAGCAAGACGCCCGAAGTCAACAGCGTCACCGTGCCCGCCATGCCACCGACTGCAGCCGGGCCGGTCAATGTCTCGGATATCGATGTGACCGAGCATGTGAAAACCGCCTTGCAGAACAACGACGCGCTCAAGGGCTTCGACATCACCGTCGTGACGCTCAAAGGCGATGTGCGCTTGATGGGTCAGTTGGACAGCCAGGCCCAGATCGACGAAGCCATACGAATTGCGCGCAGCTCAGACGGCGCCCACAGCATCCACGATGAACTCACGCTCAAGAAGTAG
- a CDS encoding Crp/Fnr family transcriptional regulator → MPHASTVATIASGAGANSAPRQRSVARKSGLSASASQGLGASAIPPEIPPEIPSQAQLRQILLAAFPAGQLSEPALASLLGLGFMHVLPAKSMCLMASQPAEGLWLLLRGTVSVGRHDAQMQWSQRCTVHAEEWIDAESAWLGGNYLDNARAETEVLLWFFPLPALERAMAAEPVLARSLLAVGAERLKRAVGGAQDLLAKHVLARCAAWLLDELRVLGQGEGSSTAQTQLVLSQRKCAIASQLGTSPETFSRSLRQLREMGVIASKGYRIWILDVPALVRLAQSA, encoded by the coding sequence ATGCCTCATGCCTCTACCGTCGCAACCATTGCTTCCGGCGCTGGCGCTAATTCAGCCCCGCGCCAGCGCAGCGTTGCGCGCAAGTCAGGCCTTAGTGCCTCGGCAAGCCAGGGGCTGGGCGCAAGCGCCATCCCGCCAGAGATTCCGCCGGAGATTCCATCGCAAGCGCAACTGCGCCAGATCTTGCTGGCGGCGTTCCCGGCCGGGCAGCTCAGCGAGCCGGCCTTGGCAAGCTTGCTGGGCCTGGGTTTCATGCATGTGCTGCCGGCCAAGTCCATGTGCCTGATGGCTTCGCAGCCTGCCGAGGGCTTGTGGCTGCTGCTGCGCGGCACCGTCAGCGTGGGGCGGCATGACGCGCAAATGCAGTGGAGCCAGCGCTGCACGGTGCATGCCGAGGAATGGATAGACGCCGAGAGTGCCTGGCTGGGCGGCAACTATCTGGACAACGCGCGCGCCGAAACCGAGGTCTTGCTGTGGTTCTTCCCGCTGCCGGCTCTGGAGCGGGCCATGGCCGCCGAGCCCGTCTTGGCGCGCAGCCTGCTGGCGGTGGGGGCCGAGCGGCTCAAACGCGCAGTCGGCGGTGCGCAGGACTTGCTGGCCAAGCATGTGTTGGCGCGCTGCGCCGCCTGGCTGCTGGATGAGTTGCGGGTGCTGGGTCAGGGCGAGGGCAGCAGCACGGCCCAGACCCAGCTGGTGCTGAGCCAGCGCAAATGCGCCATTGCCTCGCAGCTGGGCACCTCGCCCGAGACCTTTTCGCGCAGCCTGCGGCAGTTGCGTGAGATGGGGGTGATTGCCTCCAAGGGCTATCGCATCTGGATTTTGGATGTGCCGGCGCTGGTTCGTTTGGCGCAATCGGCTTGA